GAGCATACATTTCACTTTAACCACACCCTTTCAGCTATTACGCGAACCAATAAGATCCTTTCTCTTTAGTGTAAACGGAAGAGAACAGTAACCAAGAACAATTTCCACGTTAGCgtttttattgttgttatttaGACCTGTATTAACACCATGGAACTCAAAATATGATTAAAACTTTCCCCCAGGTAATGTTTGATTCGCGTTGAAAATAGGACTTGGTTGATAGATGTTATCTAGGTAACGCTAGCTAGTAGCTgttaacaatggctaactgtatggtttttcacactcaattagcctccatcatggaggtgctagcgaatTCAGCCGTTGCAGAgatctgtaaactcgtagacgacgattatgcagtgtttcgtttggaaataactcaaagccagaaagaaaacaggggATTACGGAGGAAACTACAGCTATTGGAACTGAAGGTGGCACGCGAGCGCGCAGAGAAGACAATGCGAGAGCGCGTCCTCGCCAGTCGTCCCAGTAGTGTCAAGATCCTCGACCGATacagaggaatggcaagaggtacattttgcAGAAGGCAGGGGCTATCGCCCCTTTCCCCTCAGTGCATGTGTTCAGATGTGTTACCTAGAATTGGGTCTTGTAACATTTTTCGATAGTATCCAATACTTCCCCTGATTATCTAGCTTTTGTTTTGTTTAGcatttttttttaccaggtaGGTCAATGAAGAACAAATTATTCTAGCACAAAGACAATATCATATTCTAACCATATTCTTGATTTACTGAGTTTCCTATTATCATACTCAATAAAAATAATGTGATGCATGGAACATAATCAATCCATCAATAGTATATCTTGACGTTATGAGAAGTGTTACCTTACTTCCTTGCCAATTGTAGACAGTGTTCAATATAGCATTGAGTATTGACAGTACCTAACTTAACCACCCCTGTTTCCCCAATCACTCTCTTaggtgaaggacatctcactggaggTCACAAGAGCTTTGTGAAGCCAGCAGAACACAACTTGTGGAGAGATGACCAACCCATAGCTATagatgaggggagtggaacctcaacccagcatGTTATTGTGATAGAGGTTAGTGTCATAGTGTAACATGGAAAATGACAGTTTGTCAAACATTGCCTTTTTATTTCAGAAAGGTTCCTTCAACTATTAATTTGCTTACATGTACATCCTCAGCATGTGAGAGCCCTACGACATTGTTATCCAATTCCACTGTACCGGTAATAACCTTCTCTCTTTTTGTGTCAGTCAGCAGAGGCTGCAGGACCTGGGTTCAAGCAGGAGAAGACTGAAGGAGAGGAGAACTCAAGACACAGCATAGACATCCAGACT
The window above is part of the Salvelinus fontinalis isolate EN_2023a chromosome 42, ASM2944872v1, whole genome shotgun sequence genome. Proteins encoded here:
- the LOC129841009 gene encoding uncharacterized protein LOC129841009 isoform X2: MANCMVFHTQLASIMEVLANSAVAEICKLVDDDYAVFRLEITQSQKENRGLRRKLQLLELKVARERAEKTMRERVLASRPSSVKILDRYRGMARGEGHLTGGHKSFVKPAEHNLWRDDQPIAIDEGSGTSTQHVIVIESAEAAGPGFKQEKTEGEENSRHSIDIQTGAAAGVALPVATEDLATSVSPQVRTRRSIMEEEEEGLEVLLVKEEGLGNPEGTMVMEDNHTTPPPKPTEEPAEQHRTTHSLT